The Pseudoliparis swirei isolate HS2019 ecotype Mariana Trench chromosome 1, NWPU_hadal_v1, whole genome shotgun sequence genome has a window encoding:
- the mbpa gene encoding myelin basic protein isoform X1 — MATASTSGQSRKKNQSPCLMDQITNFFGGDKKKRTKGSFRGHLSTSPQQSAARRQASENAVVHFFRSFVSSSPRPKSSRWRDVLSLASSPHAAEGAKSPVRRRKDQSTLSKIFNLGETKSRAPPKRWSTIF; from the exons ATGGCCACCGCGAGCACCTCAGGGCAGAGCCGCAAGAAGAACCAGAGCCCCTGTCTCATGGATCAGATTACCAACTTCTTTGGaggagacaaaaagaaaaggacCAAG GGCTCGTTCCGGGGTCACCTGTCCACCTCCCCGCAGCAGTCCGCCGCTCGCCGCCAGGCCAGTGAGAACGCCGTGGTGCATTTCTTCAGGAGCTTT gtgtcctcctctcctcgtcccaAATCCTCCCGG TGGAGAGACGTCCTGAGCTTG GCCTCGTCGCCGCACGCCGCCGAGGGCGCCAAGTCGCCGGTCAGGAGACGCAAAGACCAGAGCACGCTGTCCAAGATCTTCAACctg gGTGAAACCAAGTCCCGTGCACCCCCAAAACGCTGGAGCACCATCTTCTAA
- the mbpa gene encoding myelin basic protein isoform X2 yields the protein MATASTSGQSRKKNQSPCLMDQITNFFGGDKKKRTKGSFRGHLSTSPQQSAARRQASENAVVHFFRSFVSSSPRPKSSRASSPHAAEGAKSPVRRRKDQSTLSKIFNLGETKSRAPPKRWSTIF from the exons ATGGCCACCGCGAGCACCTCAGGGCAGAGCCGCAAGAAGAACCAGAGCCCCTGTCTCATGGATCAGATTACCAACTTCTTTGGaggagacaaaaagaaaaggacCAAG GGCTCGTTCCGGGGTCACCTGTCCACCTCCCCGCAGCAGTCCGCCGCTCGCCGCCAGGCCAGTGAGAACGCCGTGGTGCATTTCTTCAGGAGCTTT gtgtcctcctctcctcgtcccaAATCCTCCCGG GCCTCGTCGCCGCACGCCGCCGAGGGCGCCAAGTCGCCGGTCAGGAGACGCAAAGACCAGAGCACGCTGTCCAAGATCTTCAACctg gGTGAAACCAAGTCCCGTGCACCCCCAAAACGCTGGAGCACCATCTTCTAA